A genomic window from Punica granatum isolate Tunisia-2019 chromosome 2, ASM765513v2, whole genome shotgun sequence includes:
- the LOC116196590 gene encoding protein ANTAGONIST OF LIKE HETEROCHROMATIN PROTEIN 1-like translates to MPRHGNSRRNETQPSYEEDYDNELLWIYLALENAAAEQHVPRNIPCRTSTLQGRHYIEEVLANDTRCFENFRMNPHVFHNLCDTLRANCGIRNTWKGTTVEEMVDMFLMFVAHSTRLSVVVERFQHSKETVSRLIKVIVRGIHSLSPTYIRRRNVDVQPEIQRCRKWYPFFKNCIGAIDGTHVAATVPSSVRGAYRDRNNEITQNVLAACSHDMMFIHVVTGWEGSAHDSRILSDAATLQTFPAPYGVDAGYPNILGYMAPYKEQRYHRSDFNDDTPLTTEKELFNQRHAFVRNVIERCFGVLKSRFAILRSM, encoded by the exons ATGCCAAGACATGGTAATTCACGGCGAAATGAAACTCAACCAAGTTATGAAGAAGATTACGACAATGAGCTATTGTGGATTTATCTGGCGCTTGAGAATGCAGCGGCCGAACAACATGTCCCGCGCAACATTCCTTGTAGAACCTCAACGCTACAAGGTAGACATTACATAGAGGAAGTTCTTGCCAATGACACAAGGTGTTTCGAGAATTTCAGGATGAACCCTCACGTATTTCATAACTTGTGCGATACGCTAAGGGCAAACTGTGGAATCAGAAATACCTGGAAAGGTACAACCGTCGAGGAAATGGTCGACATGTTCTTAATGTTTGTTGCACATAGTACGCGATTGTCTGTGGTTGTCGAACGCTTTCAGCATTCTAAGGAGACGGTGTCACGGCTCATCAAGGTAATAGTTAGAGGAATTCATTCATTGTCACCAACGTACATAAGACGGAGGAACGTTGACGTGCAGCCTGAAATTCAGAGATGCCGAAAATGGTACCCATTCTTTAAG AATTGCATTGGAGCAATCGATGGAACACACGTGGCGGCTACTGTTCCTTCATCGGTGAGAGGCGCGTATCGCGATCGAAATAACGAGATTACGCAAAATGTTCTCGCCGCTTGTTCGCATGACATGATGTTCATACATGTCGTGACTGGATGGGAGGGTTCGGCTCATGACTCGAGAATTTTGTCCGATGCCGCTACATTGCAGACATTCCCCGCTCCATATGGTG TTGATGCTGGATACCCCAATATTCTCGGTTATATGGCTCCTTACAAAGAGCAGAGGTACCACCGCAGTGACTTTAATGATGACACACCACTAACGACGGAGAAAGAGTTATTCAATCAGCGGCACGCATTCGTTCGTAATGTTATCGAGCGGTGTTTTGGGGTGCTGAAGAGCAGATTTGCCATACTGCGGTCAATGTAA
- the LOC116197384 gene encoding uncharacterized protein LOC116197384, whose product MAPKGDGILEWTDALESAFIDVLLEKFTRTHTTSWKGKDWEQMNKELEEQFPGTTLGSKKLQQKLRRLRTQYTQFTELVSHTGVGWDETTNTVKASVDVWDKFIKKNSGYKSFQAKGCKHYNSLNELFRSKTATCALRISSAEPPKSPATYALMEEDFLAAATSRGKEPVNLEEGSGDSDDPVHEVTETVVTASRRQVRRRSSNADSRLQECLDMLKCNMSRREKERNCTPPTSKRSKSVTSPEKLAAGSIEESMAVLNDLRPQLSIEEYLVASDCLSKDEQTRRMFMCFLDEARLPWVRRLVAP is encoded by the exons ATGGCCCCCAAGGGTGATGGCATACTTGAGTGGACAGATGCATTGGAGAGTGCATTCATTGACGTGTTGCTCGAGAAGTTCACAAGGACGCATACTACATCTTGGAAAGGAAAGGATTGGGAACAAATGAATAAGGAGTTGGAAGAGCAATTTCCAGGCACCACTCTCGGCAGCAAGAAGTTGCAGCAGAAGCTTCGCAGGCTGCGGACCCAATACACGCAGTTCACTGAGCTTGTTTCGCACACTGGTGTCGGTTGGGATGAGACAACCAACACCGTAAAGGCGAGTGTTGATGTGTGGGACAAATTTATTAAG AAGAACAGTGGGTACAAGAGTTTTCAAGCCAAAGGGTGCAAGCATTACAACTCATTAAATGAGTTGTTCAGATCTAAGACAGCAACATGTGCGTTACGTATTTCGTCTGCAGAACCACCAAAGAGCCCAGCAACTTATGCACTCATGGAAGAGGACTTCCTAGCAGCAGCGACAAGTCGGGGAAAAGAACCAGTCAATCTTGAAGAGGGCTCCGGCGATAGTGATGACCCGGTCCATGAGGTTACCGAAACTGTTGTTACAGCGTCCCGTCGTCAAGTGCGTAGAAGGAGTTCCAACGCTGACTCCCGATTGCAGGAGTGCCTCGACATGTTGAAGTGCAATATGAGCAGgagggagaaggagagaaATTGTACCCCTCCGACATCGAAGAGAAGTAAATCCGTGACGAGCCCCGAGAAACTAGCTGCGGGTTCTATCGAGGAGTCGATGGCTGTACTGAATGATTTGCGTCCACAGCTGTCCATTGAAGAGTACCTCGTGGCCAGTGACTGTCTATCCAAGGATGAGCAGACAAGGCGTATGTTCATGTGCTTTCTCGATGAAGCAAGGCTTCCATGGGTTCGTCGCCTTGTTGCCCCTTGA
- the LOC116194808 gene encoding uncharacterized protein LOC116194808 isoform X2: MHFVVCSIYVEAKRKCIYKKLSDEEVDCCPVCNIDLGCLSVEKLSALQLPRSLNTNGSRKDVSLQPKKAALMTGQKMLLSSTHHQGIRLVIRKIILSTSS; the protein is encoded by the exons ATGCATTTTGTCGTGTGCTCAATTTACGTGGAAGCAAAGAG GAAATGCATATACAAGAAGCTGTCCGATGAGGAGGTAGATTGCTGCCCAGTGTGCAATATCGATCTCGGATGTCTCTCGGTGGAGAAACTAAG CGCATTACAATTGCCGAGGTCATTGAACACGAATGGTTCAAGGAAGGATGTGAGCCTCCAGCCAAAGAAAGCTGCCTTGATGACGGGACAAAAAATGCTGCTTTCATCAACTCATCATCAGGG TATCAGGCTGGTGATCCGGAAAATAATCTTGTCGACAAGCAGCTGA
- the LOC116194808 gene encoding CBL-interacting serine/threonine-protein kinase 23-like isoform X1 — protein sequence MPLNCWPPAPPQPKKKERLLSSLVRITIAEVIEHEWFKEGCEPPAKESCLDDGTKNAAFINSSSGYQAGDPENNLVDKQLRRKRGPASTAGPVSSVNAFDLLSTSQGLNLSSPFENQMTCIHKLVSLIVSFVEERSLWKRR from the exons atgcccctGAACTGTTGGCCCCCGGCCCCACCACAGccgaagaagaaggagaggtTGCTCTCCTCTTTGGTG CGCATTACAATTGCCGAGGTCATTGAACACGAATGGTTCAAGGAAGGATGTGAGCCTCCAGCCAAAGAAAGCTGCCTTGATGACGGGACAAAAAATGCTGCTTTCATCAACTCATCATCAGGG TATCAGGCTGGTGATCCGGAAAATAATCTTGTCGACAAGCAGCTGAGGCGAAAAAGAGGACCTGCTAGTACTGCTGGCCCTGTCAGTAGTGTCAATGCATTTGACCTCTTATCAACATCACAGGGTCTCAACCTCAGTTCTCCTTTCGAAAATCAAATG aCATGTATACATAAATTGGTCTCTCTGATTGTATCCTTTGTGGAGGAAAGGAGCCTGTGGAAAAGGAGATGA
- the LOC116194808 gene encoding uncharacterized protein LOC116194808 isoform X3, translating into MKCIYKKLSDEEVDCCPVCNIDLGCLSVEKLSALQLPRSLNTNGSRKDVSLQPKKAALMTGQKMLLSSTHHQGIRLVIRKIILSTSS; encoded by the exons AT GAAATGCATATACAAGAAGCTGTCCGATGAGGAGGTAGATTGCTGCCCAGTGTGCAATATCGATCTCGGATGTCTCTCGGTGGAGAAACTAAG CGCATTACAATTGCCGAGGTCATTGAACACGAATGGTTCAAGGAAGGATGTGAGCCTCCAGCCAAAGAAAGCTGCCTTGATGACGGGACAAAAAATGCTGCTTTCATCAACTCATCATCAGGG TATCAGGCTGGTGATCCGGAAAATAATCTTGTCGACAAGCAGCTGA